From Streptomonospora salina, the proteins below share one genomic window:
- a CDS encoding LacI family DNA-binding transcriptional regulator, whose translation MADIPTPAVTISAIAEEAGVSAPTVSRVLNGRGDVAPATRERIESLLRARGYRRRGSRGGEMVGLLDLVFNDLDSPWAVEIIRGVEDAAHAAGSGIVVSAIHRRESSTRQWLQNVRSRTSDGAILVTTDLDSSLRAELEELHMPSVVVDPVGVPDLAVPTIGATNWAGGLSATDYLISMGHRRIAFVAGRPELWCSRARLDGYRAGLETAGLNVDDDLVVPGEFDYESGFRAGERLFGLADPPTAVFSASDQMTLGVYEALRRRGLRVPADISVIGFDDLPEARWASPPLTTVRQPLAEMGRLAVHTVHRLARGEAIESPRVELATELVVRDSTAPVTVSSAE comes from the coding sequence GTGGCCGATATCCCGACCCCAGCCGTGACCATCTCCGCCATCGCCGAAGAGGCGGGGGTTTCGGCACCGACCGTTTCACGCGTCCTCAACGGCAGGGGCGACGTCGCTCCCGCCACGCGCGAACGCATCGAGTCCCTGCTGCGGGCGCGCGGCTACCGCCGCCGGGGCAGCCGCGGCGGCGAGATGGTCGGCCTGCTGGACTTGGTCTTCAACGACTTGGACAGCCCGTGGGCCGTCGAAATCATCCGCGGCGTCGAGGACGCGGCCCACGCGGCGGGCAGCGGCATCGTCGTCTCGGCGATCCACCGGCGGGAGAGCTCCACCCGGCAGTGGCTGCAGAACGTGCGCTCGCGCACCAGTGACGGTGCCATCCTGGTCACCACCGACCTGGATTCCTCCCTGCGCGCCGAGCTGGAGGAGCTGCACATGCCCTCCGTGGTGGTCGACCCGGTCGGCGTGCCCGATCTGGCGGTGCCCACGATCGGCGCGACCAACTGGGCCGGCGGCCTCAGCGCCACCGACTATCTGATCAGCATGGGCCACCGGCGCATCGCGTTCGTGGCCGGGCGCCCGGAGCTGTGGTGCAGCCGCGCCCGCCTCGACGGCTACCGGGCGGGGCTGGAGACCGCCGGGTTGAACGTCGACGACGACCTCGTCGTGCCGGGTGAATTCGACTACGAGTCCGGCTTCCGCGCCGGCGAGCGGCTGTTCGGCCTGGCGGATCCGCCCACGGCCGTGTTCTCGGCCAGCGACCAGATGACCCTGGGCGTCTATGAGGCGCTGCGCCGGCGGGGCCTGCGCGTTCCCGCCGACATCAGCGTGATCGGCTTCGACGACCTGCCCGAAGCGCGCTGGGCCTCGCCGCCGCTGACGACGGTGCGCCAGCCCCTGGCCGAGATGGGCCGGCTCGCGGTCCACACCGTGCACCGGCTGGCGCGGGGCGAGGCGATCGAGAGCCCGCGGGTGGAACTGGCCACCGAGCTCGTCGTCCGCGACAGCACTGCGCCGGTGACGGTCTCCTCGGCGGAGTGA
- a CDS encoding SAM-dependent methyltransferase, which produces MSDALRFPPPELDMSKPTIARAYDALLGGKDNFDLDRDLAAGVEEINPGSTVMAQHNRAFLARAVGFVAGELGIGQFLDLGSGLPTAENTHQVAQRNSPQNRVVYVDIDPMVLAHARALMVENDTTTVITADVRDVGAVMNDAGARRLLNTDEPVCLMLLSLLHCFPDEDDPFSLVRRYLEPFPSGSALVYSHTCSDDAEHARAVTERIHSSGTPWGRVRNPQECEAAVAGMELVSPSVDGTGPARLVDCDTWRKPGTDPVDIPDKRIWEHAGVAVKP; this is translated from the coding sequence ATGAGCGACGCCCTCAGGTTTCCACCGCCCGAACTCGACATGTCGAAGCCGACCATCGCCCGCGCCTACGACGCGCTGCTGGGCGGCAAGGACAACTTCGACCTCGACCGCGACCTGGCCGCAGGGGTGGAGGAGATCAACCCCGGCAGTACCGTGATGGCCCAGCACAACCGCGCCTTCCTGGCGCGCGCCGTCGGATTCGTCGCCGGCGAGCTGGGGATCGGCCAGTTCCTCGACCTCGGTTCGGGGCTGCCGACCGCCGAGAACACCCACCAGGTCGCCCAGCGCAACTCACCGCAGAACCGCGTCGTCTACGTCGACATCGACCCGATGGTGCTGGCCCACGCCCGTGCGCTGATGGTCGAGAACGACACGACCACGGTGATCACCGCCGATGTGCGCGATGTGGGGGCGGTCATGAACGACGCGGGGGCGCGCCGGCTGCTGAACACCGACGAGCCGGTGTGCCTGATGCTGCTGTCGCTGCTGCACTGCTTCCCCGACGAGGACGACCCCTTCAGCCTCGTGCGGCGCTACCTGGAGCCGTTCCCGTCCGGGTCGGCTCTGGTGTACTCGCACACCTGCTCCGACGACGCCGAGCACGCCCGCGCCGTCACCGAGCGCATCCACAGTTCGGGTACGCCGTGGGGCCGGGTGCGCAACCCGCAGGAGTGCGAGGCGGCAGTGGCCGGGATGGAGCTGGTGTCGCCGTCGGTGGACGGGACCGGGCCCGCCCGCCTGGTCGACTGCGACACCTGGCGCAAACCGGGAACCGATCCCGTCGACATCCCCGACAAGCGGATCTGGGAGCACGCCGGCGTCGCCGTCAAACCCTGA
- a CDS encoding polysaccharide deacetylase family protein, translated as MRGRSPIPGRLLATFLTLGLALCTAVPAQAGPLHHRPHHDHRPNGPATPDIVDQTRRGGQGVALTFDDGPDPRNTPRLLDVLREHRVKAVFCLWGEHVRDHPDIVRSIAADGHTLCNHTMRHDDMGSWEPEDIRADLLETDRAIREAVPHARIPYFRAPYGAWGQSPQVAADLGMQPLGWSLAVEDWAPPGTDELVRRLQDGIAPRSVVLLHDGGGDRSQTVEAVARIIPAMKSDGWHFARPARRG; from the coding sequence ATGCGCGGACGATCCCCCATCCCGGGCCGCCTCCTGGCGACCTTCCTGACGCTCGGCCTCGCCCTGTGCACCGCGGTGCCCGCCCAGGCCGGACCGCTCCACCACCGCCCCCACCACGACCACCGCCCCAACGGACCCGCCACCCCCGACATCGTCGACCAGACCCGGCGGGGCGGCCAGGGCGTGGCGCTGACCTTCGACGACGGCCCCGACCCGCGCAACACCCCCCGACTGCTCGACGTGCTGCGCGAACACCGCGTCAAAGCCGTCTTCTGCCTCTGGGGCGAGCACGTGCGCGACCACCCCGACATCGTCCGCAGCATCGCCGCCGACGGGCACACGCTGTGCAACCACACGATGCGCCACGACGACATGGGCTCGTGGGAGCCCGAGGACATCCGCGCCGACCTCCTCGAAACCGACCGGGCGATCCGCGAAGCCGTCCCGCACGCCCGCATCCCCTACTTCCGCGCCCCCTACGGCGCCTGGGGCCAGAGCCCGCAGGTCGCCGCGGATCTGGGCATGCAGCCGCTGGGCTGGAGCCTGGCCGTGGAGGACTGGGCCCCGCCGGGCACCGACGAGTTGGTGCGCCGCCTGCAGGACGGCATCGCGCCGCGGTCGGTGGTGCTGCTGCACGACGGCGGCGGCGACCGCAGCCAGACGGTCGAGGCGGTCGCCCGGATCATCCCCGCGATGAAGTCCGACGGCTGGCACTTCGCTCGCCCGGCCCGACGGGGGTAG
- a CDS encoding endo-1,4-beta-xylanase, whose amino-acid sequence MRPIRFATTALAAAALTAPLAASPAAAEGFGDGHWPPHHSNGKAERLRWAAPHDLHIGTAIAGGGHHTDQDYDPPFASDRTYRTTLARQFDSVSAENQMKWEYIHPERGEYDFEDADRIVDFAARHGQVVRGHTLLWHSQNPDWLEEGDFTDEELRSILKDHITTVVGRYKGRIQQWDVANEIFDGDGELRTEENIWLRRLGPGIIADAFRWTHQADPHAELYFNDYNVEGVNAKSDAYYELSQELLAENVPLHGFSAQGHLSLDYPFPGSMEENLQRFDDLGLGTAVTEVDIRMTLPESGEPTEEQLDTQADYYRRALQACLDVDSCESFTIWGFNDKYSWVPGTFEGQGSATVMTEDYTRKPAFFALHEALKEEKKWPGWPGRGHGGR is encoded by the coding sequence ATGCGACCCATCCGCTTCGCTACAACCGCCCTGGCCGCGGCCGCCCTGACCGCCCCGCTGGCCGCGTCTCCGGCCGCCGCGGAAGGCTTCGGCGACGGCCACTGGCCGCCCCACCACTCCAACGGCAAGGCCGAACGGCTGCGCTGGGCCGCCCCCCACGATCTCCACATCGGCACCGCGATCGCCGGCGGCGGCCATCACACGGACCAGGACTACGATCCGCCCTTCGCGTCGGACCGGACCTACCGCACGACGCTGGCGCGCCAGTTCGACTCGGTCTCGGCCGAGAACCAGATGAAGTGGGAGTACATCCACCCCGAGCGGGGCGAGTACGACTTCGAGGACGCCGACCGCATCGTCGACTTCGCCGCGCGCCACGGCCAGGTCGTGCGCGGCCACACCCTGCTGTGGCACAGCCAGAACCCCGACTGGCTGGAGGAGGGCGACTTCACCGACGAGGAGCTGCGCTCCATCCTGAAGGACCACATCACCACCGTCGTCGGCCGCTACAAGGGCCGCATCCAGCAGTGGGACGTGGCCAACGAGATCTTCGACGGCGACGGCGAGCTGCGCACCGAGGAGAACATCTGGCTGCGCCGGCTGGGCCCCGGAATCATCGCCGACGCCTTCCGCTGGACCCACCAGGCCGACCCGCACGCCGAGCTGTACTTCAACGACTACAACGTCGAAGGCGTCAACGCCAAGAGCGACGCCTACTACGAACTGTCCCAGGAGCTGCTCGCCGAGAACGTGCCGCTGCACGGCTTCTCCGCCCAGGGCCACCTCAGCCTCGACTACCCCTTCCCCGGCAGCATGGAGGAGAACCTCCAGCGCTTCGACGACCTGGGGCTGGGCACGGCCGTCACCGAGGTCGACATCCGCATGACCCTGCCCGAAAGCGGTGAGCCGACCGAGGAGCAGCTCGACACCCAGGCCGACTACTACCGCCGGGCGCTTCAGGCGTGCCTGGACGTCGACAGCTGCGAGTCGTTCACGATCTGGGGCTTCAACGACAAGTACTCCTGGGTGCCGGGAACCTTCGAGGGCCAGGGGTCGGCCACGGTCATGACCGAGGACTACACCCGCAAGCCGGCTTTCTTCGCGCTGCACGAGGCGCTGAAGGAGGAGAAGAAGTGGCCGGGCTGGCCCGGCCGCGGGCACGGCGGCCGCTAA
- a CDS encoding SAM-dependent methyltransferase, with product MSDSLRFPPPDLDMSKPTVARAYDALLGGKDNFDPDRELAAAVEEINPGTTALAHENRGFLARGVEYATRELGIGQFLDLGSGLPTVENTHQVAQRTSPDNRVVYVDIDPMVLAHARALMVENDTTTVITADVRDVGAVMNDAGARRLLNTDEPVCLMLVSLLHCFPDEEEPFDLVRRYLEPFPSGSALVYSHLCSDDAAHARTFTQRVHSSGTPWGRVRNPQECEAAVAGMELVSPSVDGAEPARLVDCDTWRMPGADPVDVPDKRIWEHAGVAVKP from the coding sequence ATGAGCGATTCCCTCAGGTTTCCACCGCCCGATCTCGACATGTCGAAGCCGACCGTCGCCCGCGCCTACGATGCGCTGCTGGGCGGCAAGGACAACTTCGACCCCGACCGCGAGCTGGCCGCCGCGGTCGAGGAGATCAATCCCGGAACGACGGCGCTCGCGCACGAGAACCGCGGTTTCCTCGCGCGCGGCGTCGAATACGCGACGCGGGAGCTGGGGATCGGCCAGTTCCTCGACCTCGGTTCGGGGCTGCCGACCGTCGAGAACACCCACCAGGTCGCCCAGCGCACCTCGCCCGACAACCGGGTCGTCTACGTCGACATCGACCCGATGGTGCTGGCCCACGCCCGTGCGCTGATGGTCGAGAACGACACGACCACGGTGATCACCGCCGATGTGCGCGATGTGGGGGCGGTCATGAACGACGCGGGGGCGCGCCGGCTGCTGAACACCGACGAGCCGGTGTGCCTGATGCTCGTGTCGCTGCTGCACTGCTTCCCCGACGAGGAGGAGCCGTTCGATCTGGTGCGGCGCTACCTGGAGCCGTTCCCGTCCGGGTCGGCTCTGGTGTACTCGCACCTGTGCTCCGACGACGCCGCACACGCGCGCACCTTCACCCAGCGGGTGCACAGTTCGGGTACGCCGTGGGGCCGGGTGCGCAACCCGCAGGAGTGTGAGGCGGCAGTGGCCGGGATGGAGCTGGTGTCGCCGTCGGTGGACGGGGCCGAGCCTGCCCGCCTGGTCGACTGCGACACCTGGCGCATGCCGGGCGCCGATCCCGTCGACGTCCCCGACAAGCGGATCTGGGAGCACGCCGGCGTCGCCGTCAAACCCTGA
- a CDS encoding amidase, producing the protein MNGPRRRPGAAGIAAAVATGRVGASAVVEEALAGIRRRDGALNAFSAVWEEWARERAADVDAAVARGAQLPLAGVPIGVKHAERTASFQARRLVEAGAVPVGATAVPGPGTEWKTWGATDRGTTANPRRPGRSPGGSSAGSGAAVAAGLVPLATASDGAGSIRIPAAWCGVVGYKPTTGLIPARDAAGLTVGGPIAGRVADAVLYLRAVLGDPPFGGRRCAVPRRGTGPLRVAWSSTLGFNRVHPGVAETAARALGEWERSGAITVQGAGPGFDDPGERWRALRGSAARRPSRNGVAADGGNAVRLAELFAECDLLATPTTPNPPHGPRGPGKEMSVGLTWLFNLTGHPAVSVPAGFCDDGGPVGLQLVADLHGDEALLGAAADYETCVSG; encoded by the coding sequence ATGAACGGCCCGCGGCGCCGTCCCGGCGCCGCGGGGATCGCCGCGGCGGTCGCGACCGGGCGCGTGGGAGCGTCGGCGGTGGTGGAGGAGGCGCTGGCCGGTATCCGCAGGCGCGACGGCGCTCTCAACGCCTTTAGCGCGGTATGGGAGGAGTGGGCGCGCGAGCGGGCTGCCGACGTCGACGCCGCCGTGGCGCGCGGCGCCCAGCTGCCGCTGGCCGGGGTGCCGATCGGGGTGAAGCACGCCGAGCGCACCGCGTCGTTCCAGGCCCGGCGGCTCGTCGAGGCGGGAGCGGTCCCCGTCGGGGCGACCGCGGTACCCGGACCCGGAACCGAGTGGAAGACCTGGGGCGCCACCGACCGCGGGACGACCGCCAACCCGCGGCGTCCCGGCCGCAGTCCCGGAGGGTCCTCGGCGGGCTCGGGGGCCGCGGTGGCGGCGGGCCTGGTGCCGCTCGCCACGGCCAGCGACGGCGCGGGTTCCATCCGCATCCCCGCCGCCTGGTGCGGGGTGGTGGGCTACAAACCCACGACCGGACTGATTCCGGCCCGCGACGCCGCCGGGCTGACCGTAGGCGGCCCGATCGCCGGCCGCGTCGCCGACGCCGTGCTGTACCTCCGCGCCGTGCTGGGGGATCCGCCCTTCGGCGGGCGCCGGTGCGCCGTACCGCGGCGCGGGACGGGGCCGCTGCGCGTGGCGTGGTCGTCGACGCTGGGCTTCAACCGTGTGCACCCGGGCGTCGCGGAGACCGCCGCCCGGGCTCTGGGGGAGTGGGAGCGCAGCGGCGCGATCACGGTGCAGGGGGCCGGTCCCGGCTTCGACGATCCGGGTGAGCGGTGGCGGGCCCTGCGCGGCTCGGCCGCCCGGCGCCCGTCCCGGAACGGCGTTGCGGCCGACGGCGGCAACGCGGTCCGGCTTGCGGAACTGTTCGCCGAGTGCGACCTGCTGGCCACGCCGACGACGCCGAACCCGCCCCATGGGCCCCGGGGCCCGGGGAAGGAGATGAGTGTCGGGTTGACGTGGCTGTTCAACCTCACCGGTCATCCCGCCGTCAGCGTGCCGGCCGGGTTCTGCGACGACGGCGGTCCCGTGGGTCTGCAGCTGGTCGCCGATCTGCACGGTGACGAAGCGCTGCTGGGTGCCGCTGCCGATTACGAGACGTGCGTTTCGGGGTGA
- a CDS encoding winged helix-turn-helix transcriptional regulator, translated as MTISTAAGDDGAANSTAAPFPTSHDQDCDVFQEVLELVGRRWMGVILLAGARGAQRFSEYRRFIGQISDRMLSQRLKELESAGLLERDVVPTTPVQILYRPSDRGRGLLDALEPLVTWGHMYREDGTGPQEGADSAAPAR; from the coding sequence GTGACTATATCGACTGCTGCCGGAGACGACGGCGCCGCAAACTCGACCGCCGCACCTTTTCCGACTTCCCACGACCAGGACTGCGACGTCTTCCAAGAGGTGCTGGAGCTCGTCGGGCGGCGCTGGATGGGGGTGATCCTGCTCGCCGGCGCACGCGGGGCGCAGCGCTTCAGCGAATACCGCAGGTTCATCGGCCAGATCTCCGACCGGATGCTGTCCCAGCGGTTGAAGGAGCTGGAGTCGGCGGGGCTGCTCGAACGGGACGTCGTCCCGACGACCCCGGTTCAGATCCTCTACCGCCCGTCGGACCGGGGGCGCGGGCTGCTGGACGCGCTGGAGCCCCTGGTCACCTGGGGCCACATGTATCGCGAGGACGGCACCGGGCCGCAGGAGGGCGCCGACTCGGCCGCACCCGCCCGCTGA
- a CDS encoding VOC family protein, whose product MQKIMTHLWFDDQAEEAARFYTSIFGDSRIVEVTDYGRTAPGTAVTILAVTFELAGQRYIALNAGPAFTFNEAVSLYVDCADQEEVDYYWSRLLEGGGEAVQCGWLKDRYGLSWQVVPRTLTDLMADPDPERAGRAFEAMMGMVKLDAAELQAAADGTA is encoded by the coding sequence GTGCAGAAGATCATGACGCATCTGTGGTTCGACGATCAGGCCGAAGAGGCCGCCCGGTTCTACACCTCGATCTTCGGGGACTCCCGGATCGTGGAGGTCACCGACTACGGCCGCACGGCTCCCGGCACCGCCGTCACGATCCTGGCGGTGACCTTCGAGCTGGCGGGCCAGCGCTACATCGCCCTCAACGCCGGGCCCGCCTTCACCTTCAACGAGGCCGTCTCGCTGTATGTGGACTGCGCCGACCAGGAGGAGGTCGACTACTACTGGTCGCGCCTGCTGGAAGGCGGCGGCGAAGCGGTCCAGTGCGGGTGGCTCAAAGACCGCTACGGGCTGTCCTGGCAGGTCGTGCCGCGTACGCTCACCGACCTGATGGCCGACCCCGACCCGGAGCGGGCCGGGCGCGCCTTCGAGGCGATGATGGGCATGGTCAAGCTCGACGCCGCGGAGCTGCAGGCCGCCGCCGACGGCACCGCCTGA
- a CDS encoding SGNH/GDSL hydrolase family protein: MLGTAPSPRTRALRLGAVLAGALLLITAGTAAGTAQSWHRPGSGHPGGGHRSWVGTWAAAPTAAPQSATPVLEDETVRQVVHTSVGGDRMRLRLTNEFGETPLRIGEVRVALRDGSSGTDTEPGSDRAVTFGGRTPVTVPAGAPMLSDPVDLRLPPRSDLVVSIHLPERTPVTTLHGSSYQENAVAAGNTTGEPAVTPTATMTQWYFLSGVSVRARGTRTGAVVAFGDSITDGAETTTGANHRWPDLLAERVGARTGVLNAGISGNRLLHDPNPPEGGEAEAYAAFFGQSALRRFDRDVLTHPGVEHAIVLLGVNDLGHPGTATAPASETVTAEEVIGGHRQIIARAHAAGLKVYGGTILPFKGDTFGFYSAENEAKRQRINEWIRTDGEYDAVIDFAEAMRDPDDPQRLNPAYDSGDHLHPDDAGMAAMADAVPTRLFRPGKRH, from the coding sequence ATGCTCGGGACCGCGCCCTCCCCCCGCACCCGCGCCCTGCGGCTCGGCGCCGTCCTCGCGGGAGCGCTGCTGCTGATCACCGCCGGAACCGCGGCCGGCACCGCCCAGTCCTGGCACCGCCCCGGAAGCGGCCACCCCGGCGGCGGTCACCGCTCCTGGGTGGGCACCTGGGCCGCCGCGCCCACCGCCGCCCCGCAGTCGGCCACCCCCGTCCTCGAGGACGAGACCGTCCGCCAGGTCGTGCACACCAGCGTCGGCGGCGACCGCATGCGGCTGCGCCTGACCAACGAGTTCGGCGAGACGCCGCTGCGCATCGGCGAGGTTCGCGTCGCGCTGCGGGACGGTTCCTCCGGCACCGACACGGAACCCGGGAGCGACCGCGCCGTCACCTTCGGCGGCCGCACCCCGGTGACGGTCCCGGCCGGCGCCCCGATGCTCAGCGACCCGGTGGATCTGCGCCTGCCGCCGCGCTCGGACCTGGTCGTCAGCATCCACCTGCCCGAGCGCACCCCCGTGACCACGCTGCACGGCTCCTCCTACCAGGAGAACGCGGTGGCGGCGGGCAACACCACCGGCGAACCCGCGGTCACCCCCACCGCCACGATGACCCAGTGGTACTTCCTCTCCGGGGTCAGCGTGCGCGCCCGCGGCACGCGCACCGGGGCGGTGGTCGCGTTCGGCGACTCGATCACCGACGGCGCCGAGACCACGACGGGCGCCAACCACCGCTGGCCCGACCTGCTCGCCGAGCGGGTGGGCGCACGCACGGGCGTGCTCAACGCGGGTATCTCGGGAAACCGGCTCCTGCACGACCCCAACCCGCCCGAAGGCGGTGAGGCCGAGGCGTATGCGGCGTTCTTCGGGCAGAGCGCGCTGCGCAGATTCGACCGCGACGTGCTGACACACCCGGGGGTCGAGCACGCGATCGTGCTGCTGGGCGTGAACGACCTCGGCCATCCCGGCACCGCGACCGCCCCGGCGTCGGAGACCGTCACCGCCGAGGAGGTCATCGGCGGGCACCGCCAGATCATCGCGCGGGCCCACGCCGCCGGCCTCAAGGTCTACGGCGGCACGATCCTGCCGTTCAAGGGCGACACGTTCGGCTTCTACAGCGCGGAGAACGAGGCCAAGCGGCAGCGGATCAACGAGTGGATCCGCACCGACGGCGAGTACGACGCCGTCATCGACTTCGCCGAGGCGATGCGCGACCCCGACGATCCGCAGCGCCTGAACCCCGCCTACGACAGCGGCGACCATCTCCATCCCGACGACGCCGGAATGGCCGCCATGGCCGACGCCGTGCCCACCCGGCTGTTCCGGCCGGGCAAGCGGCACTGA
- a CDS encoding cation:proton antiporter domain-containing protein has product MIELVLAFAVVLFAAVLVSGIAHRTVLSTAALFLAAGFVLGQGVLGLVPLTGGTDSVRLLAEGALFAVLFTDGMRLDVNDLRAHWRLPARALGLGMPVTFALIALLARYLTGLEWPEALLIAAVLSPTDPVFAAALVARERVPYRLRHLLNVESGLNDGIALPVVVVLLALAADQPTHPAPLAGELGLGVVVGVGVALAGVLLGRLPGLAATTRYEPLGAFAIGLTVLALCQLTHANMFLAAFTAGVTVATAGPEMRTAFHRFGESIAELLKLAALLVFGALMSPAFLAEIPLSGWVFAVLVLVAARPVAMAAALTGSQLDVRERAAIAWFGPKGFASVVYGLLVLESDLARSGELFHLAALAIVLSILAHSSTDILVAGRFPGKDAQPPPEDADADTPEDPPAPESPPPGDTPGSGLR; this is encoded by the coding sequence GTGATCGAGCTGGTCCTGGCCTTTGCGGTGGTGCTGTTCGCCGCCGTACTGGTGTCGGGAATCGCCCACCGGACCGTGCTCTCCACCGCCGCGCTGTTCCTGGCCGCCGGGTTCGTCCTCGGCCAAGGCGTTCTGGGGCTGGTGCCCCTCACCGGCGGCACCGACTCCGTGCGGCTGCTGGCCGAGGGCGCGCTGTTCGCCGTGCTGTTCACCGACGGCATGCGGCTGGACGTCAACGACCTCCGGGCCCACTGGCGGCTGCCCGCCCGCGCCCTCGGGCTGGGGATGCCGGTCACGTTCGCGCTGATCGCGCTGCTGGCCCGGTACCTGACGGGGCTGGAATGGCCGGAGGCGCTGCTGATCGCAGCGGTGCTCTCGCCCACCGATCCGGTCTTCGCCGCCGCCCTGGTGGCCCGCGAACGAGTGCCCTACCGCCTGCGCCACCTGCTCAACGTGGAATCCGGGCTCAACGACGGGATCGCCCTGCCCGTGGTGGTCGTGCTGCTGGCGCTGGCCGCCGACCAGCCGACGCACCCGGCGCCGCTGGCAGGCGAGCTCGGGCTGGGCGTGGTGGTGGGCGTGGGAGTCGCCCTGGCCGGGGTCCTGCTGGGGCGGCTGCCCGGACTGGCGGCGACCACCCGCTACGAACCGCTGGGCGCCTTCGCGATCGGCCTGACCGTCCTGGCACTGTGCCAGCTGACCCACGCCAACATGTTCCTGGCGGCCTTCACCGCCGGTGTCACCGTCGCGACCGCCGGCCCGGAGATGCGCACCGCGTTCCACCGGTTCGGCGAATCGATCGCCGAACTGCTCAAGCTCGCCGCCCTGCTGGTGTTCGGCGCGCTGATGTCGCCCGCCTTCCTCGCCGAGATCCCGCTGAGCGGGTGGGTCTTCGCGGTGCTGGTGCTGGTGGCGGCCCGCCCCGTCGCGATGGCGGCCGCGCTGACCGGATCGCAGCTGGACGTGCGCGAGCGGGCCGCGATCGCCTGGTTCGGCCCCAAGGGCTTCGCGTCGGTGGTCTACGGCCTGCTGGTGCTGGAGTCGGACCTGGCCCGCAGCGGCGAGCTGTTCCACCTGGCGGCGCTGGCCATCGTGCTGTCGATCCTGGCGCACTCCTCCACCGACATCCTCGTCGCCGGCCGCTTCCCCGGAAAGGACGCGCAGCCCCCGCCCGAGGACGCCGATGCGGACACCCCGGAGGACCCGCCCGCCCCGGAGAGCCCGCCGCCGGGCGACACTCCGGGCAGCGGCCTGCGGTGA
- a CDS encoding enoyl-CoA hydratase/isomerase family protein translates to MSDDADGSGDGTGRRRDGADAGGDGGPGLLVSQRGGVLTATFDRPARRNAMTWAMYEELADVCERADADDDVRALLLTGAGDTAFVAGSDIGQFAGFTDGADGVDYERRLGAIIDRLAAVQVPTLAAVRGYCVGGGLIIAASCDLRIAAPSARFGVPIARTLGNCLGMSTYALLVDHLGPGRTLDLLLTARMLTADEAHAAGFVTRLAADEDLDAEAAALTDRLAEHSPLSMWAAKESVRRLRRANLPEDRDILERAYGSEDFRNAVAAFGAKTAPTWRGR, encoded by the coding sequence ATGAGCGACGACGCGGACGGCAGCGGGGACGGAACGGGCCGCCGGAGGGACGGCGCCGACGCCGGCGGGGACGGCGGGCCCGGCCTGCTGGTGTCCCAGCGGGGCGGCGTGCTGACCGCGACCTTCGACCGCCCCGCCCGTCGCAACGCCATGACCTGGGCGATGTACGAAGAGTTGGCCGACGTGTGCGAGCGGGCCGACGCCGACGACGACGTGCGCGCCCTGCTGCTCACCGGCGCCGGAGACACCGCCTTCGTGGCCGGAAGCGACATCGGCCAGTTCGCCGGGTTCACCGACGGCGCCGACGGTGTCGACTACGAACGGCGCCTGGGCGCGATCATCGACCGGCTCGCCGCGGTGCAGGTGCCCACGCTCGCGGCCGTGCGCGGCTACTGCGTAGGCGGCGGGCTGATCATCGCCGCATCCTGCGACCTGCGCATCGCCGCGCCGTCCGCGCGGTTCGGCGTGCCCATCGCGCGCACGCTCGGCAACTGCCTGGGGATGTCCACCTACGCGCTGCTCGTGGACCACCTCGGGCCCGGCCGCACACTGGACCTGCTGCTGACCGCGCGGATGCTCACCGCCGACGAGGCGCACGCGGCCGGTTTCGTCACCCGCCTCGCGGCCGACGAGGATCTCGACGCGGAGGCGGCGGCGCTGACCGACCGCCTCGCCGAGCACTCCCCGCTGAGCATGTGGGCAGCCAAGGAGTCCGTGCGCCGCTTGCGCCGCGCGAACCTGCCCGAGGACCGCGACATCCTCGAACGGGCCTACGGCAGCGAGGACTTCCGCAACGCGGTGGCCGCCTTCGGCGCGAAGACGGCCCCGACGTGGCGGGGGCGGTGA